The genomic DNA GGTGCCGCTGAACCGGCCATAGCTGTGCTGCCGGGTGGTGGTGAGAATGTCAACGCCGGGGGCCACGAGATCGACGCTGGCGCCGTAGTTCGAAAAGGCAGCCAGGCGATCCGCGACATCGCTGGCACCAACCGAGATTGTTTCGGGGAAAGCGGCGGGAAAAACCGGGGTTGTGCCCGCCTCATTGCCGGCCGCAGCGACCAGCACCACGCCGCGGCGATGGGCGAATTGCATGACGTCGCGCAACAGCGGCGAGACGACCACATCGCCAAAACTCATGTTGATCACCCGGCAGCCGTTGTGCACGGCATACACCACGGCCGCCGCGACATCGTCCTCCTCGAGCAGACCCCGGCTGGTGCCGGCCCGCAACACCATGACCCTGCAGCCCGGCGCCAGGCCGGCGATGCCGATGCGGTTGTTCGCCACGGCGGCGATGATGCCGCTGACCGCCGTGCCGTGGCCGTTCTCATCGGAAGGATCATGATCGCGGTCACGATAATCGCCGCCATCCGGAAAATTGGGCGCATCGGTGAAATCCCAGCCAATGACGTCATCGCGGAAGCCGTTGCCGTCGTCATCGCTATCGTTGAGATCGGCGGGATCGAGCCGGCCGTTGCCGTTACGATCTTCCGCGGCATTGATCCAGAGATTGGCCTGCAAATCGGGATGATCGAGTTCGACGCCGGTATCGATTACGGCAAGCAACACGCTGGCGGCGCCGCTGGTGGTGTGCCAGGCCGCGGTGGCGCGCAGGGTTTGCAATGCCCACTGCGCGGGGAAAAGGGAATCATTGGGCGCCCCCTCCGGAGGCGCGGCGGGGCCCAACCTGCCGGTGGCGTGCAATATGTGATTGTATTGCACCTGCGCGACTTCGGACAGGCGGGAGAGTTCTTGCAGGCAGGCCGCCAGCTCCGGCGGGTGGTTGTCGAAGCGCACCAGGATGTAATCAGCGAGTTCCCCCTGGTGTAACTCGGGAAACAGGCGCAGGGCGCGATAGGCACCGAAGTTTTGCAGGCTGGCAGGCAGCCGGCTCTGCGGGGCAAAAACAATCTCCCCGCCCTTGCGCAGGATGCCGGCGGAAGATTGCAGTTTGAGGATGATTTCACCGGGAACAATGCCGGGCTGCACCGCGGCGGTTTGCGGCCAAAGCGGTGAAGCCGGGAGGGCCAGCAGGCCGCAGGCGAAAAACCGGCAGGCCGGGCGAAAAAGCGAAAGCCTGGTCATGCATTGCCATCAGGGAATCATGTTTCGCCGGCGGAGGGGCGTGGCCAGGAGGTAGCCCGCGATCCGCAGCACGGCGGTGAATAGAAAAAGTGGTGCCAGCAGGATGAGCCAGAAGGCCTCCAGCGGCGAGCGGCGATATTTCCAGAAATAGCGCCAGAAGGAGACATGAGAACTCCACACGGCGGCCGGCCGGACCTGTTTGACACTGGCGCCCAGGGCATGAAACACTTTCACCTGCGCGGTGAAGCGAATCTGCCAGCCCGCCTGCCACACACGCCGGCACCAATCGACATCACTGAAGAAAAGCGGGAAGCGTTCATCCCACCGGCCGAGGGCCTGCACCACCTGTGGCCGCGCGAGCAAGCAGGCGCCCTGCGGCTGCTCCACCGCGGCCGAGCTGCGATGATCAAAATCGCCCATCTTCCAGCGATTGCAACGCCGCGAGCCGGGAAAGGCGCGTGACAAGCCGGTGAATTCGAACAGCAGGTCGGTATAGCGCGGAAACCGCCGGCACGATGGTTGGATGGTCGCGTCGGAGAAGGCGGGCAGTGCCGTCCCCGCCCGAGGGGAAGCGCGGAGATAATGCAATTGCGGCGCCATCACACCGACCCGATCGTGTTTATAAAGTTCGTCAAGCAGGCGGGCGAGGCTGGCGGGCGGAAGAACGGTGTCGGGATTCAAAAACAGGATTGGCGCTTCGCGCGGGCAGAGCGCCAGGCCCTGATTCAGCGCCGCAGTGAATCCCACATTGTCCGGATTGCGCACCATGTGCACCACGACGCGGGGGGCGGGCAACTCGCGCACGGCCTGGGCGACGATTTCCATGGTGTTGTCGGTTGAGGCATTGTCGATGAGATGAATCGTCAGCCGGCGCCGGGGTTCGGCGGCTGGCAGCGAAGCCAGGCAGGCGCCAATGTGCGCCGCGCTCTGATAGGTGACTATGATGACCGCGAGGTGATCCGGTGGCGGCATCGCGGGCCTCATTCCACACAGATCAGCTCGCGCGAGATGGGCGTCAGGATTTCACAACCGCCGGCGGTGACCAGGATGTCGTCTTCGATGCGCACGCCGCCCAATCCCGGCAGGTACACGCCGGGCTCGATGGCGAGCACGCTGCCAAAGGGGATCACGTCCTTGCTTTCGGGCCCAATGCGCGGCAGCATGTGCACGTCCAGGCCCAGGCCGTGGCCCAGGGCATGATTGAACTGCTCACCGAGGCCTCGGGCTTTGAGATAGTCGCGCGCCACCTGGTCCAGGGCGACGGCCTGCATGTCCGGACGCACGGCGGCATAGACCCGCTCCCCGGCTTCCTTGACGAGCTGGTAAGCTTCCCGCAGGCGTGCCGGCGGCTCGCCCACTGCAATCGTGCGGGTGATGTCCGAGACGTAACCGGCGCACATGCAGCCGAAGTCGATGACAACCATGTCGCCGGGTTGCAGCCGGCGGGTGGTGCTGCGACCGTGCGGCAGCGCGGAACGCGGGCCGCTGGCCACGATGGGCTCGAAGGGATCTGCTTCGGAGCCGGCTTTACGGCTGCGATAAATGATCTCGGCGGCCAGATCGGCCTCACTCACGCCCACCTGCAAATAAGGCTGGATTGCCTCCCAGGTGCGACAGGCAAAGGCGGCTGCCTGGCGCAGCGCCGCCAGTTCCTGCGCCTCTTTGGGCACCGCGAGTTGAGACAGCAGCCGCTCGGTGGGCAAGAGCTTGAGCTGGGGAAAATGCTTGCGCAGTTGGGCAAGCTGGTGGCAGGTGAAGTGATGCTCTTCGAAGCCGACCCGCCAGGCGGAAGCCAGGGCGCGCTTTTCCTTCAGCGGGATGAACAAATCGCGGTACGCAATGAAAACCTCGGCATGCTCCACCTCCTGCGCCGCCTGGTCGCGGTAACGCCAGTCCGTTACGAGCAGGCTGCGCTCCGCCGTGATCACACCCAGCGCATTGGAACCGGTGAAGCCGAAGAAATACCGCACGCTCGCCGGCGCGCTGATCAGCATGGCGGCCAGCCCTTTTTCGCGCAGCGAGTGCCGGAGGCGCTCGATTCTATCCGGCATTCTGCGTCTCTTGCAAACGTTTTTTCAAGTAGTCGATTTTTTCACGATAATGGCGGTTCGCCGGATCCTTCTTGCTGAGCAGCTCGAAAACGCCGATCGCCTTGGCATACTGCCCCTGCGCGGCATAGATCTCACCGAGGGTGGGAGTGACGATCTTGTCGCGCGGCTGAAACTCGTTGTTGGACATCGGCGCGACGCTTTCTCCAAACTGCTCCAGCAGGCGGGTGGGCGCGGGCCGCCGGCGGTTCGCCGGCGCGGCCGTGACGGGCGTGCGTTCGCTGCTGCTGTCATGCTCAGCCGTTTTATCGACCGGCGGCATGGTATCGAAATCAAAATCCAGATCCGCTGCAGGCCGGGGAGGACGTGCGGCCGGCGAGGGCGGGAGAAAATCCATGTCATCAATTTCGGCGCCGGTGGCGGGCGCAGCCTCGCTCACGGGCGGCCGGGGCACGTCCGTGGTGTTGAGCGGCGGTGCACCCGCGGGGGTTTTGCGCCCGTAGGGCTGCACTTCGAAACTCTCGATCGGCGGCAAGGGCCTGGCGGCTGGCGGTTCGGGCGCCGCAACACTTCTTCGCTCCACCGTGGCTGCCGGGCGGTCATCGGCCTCCTCGACGACCTCATCGTTGAAGATGTCATCAAGGATCGAGGAGAAACGGGCCTCGTCCGATTTGGTCATGACCACGGTGTTGCTCTCGCCTTTTTTGTCGGCACTGTGATCCAGCGACGGTTCGGGAAGGTTGACCGGTTCAGGCGCCGGGCGCGCTGCCGGCGGGCTGGTTTTGGCGGAGGCCGCCAGTAATTCTTCATCGGACAAAGGCAGTGCGGTGAGTGGCGGTTTGCGCTCGCCGGATGTGGGGGAGGGCACCGGTTTGCGGGCCGGTGGTTCCACGGGTTTTGCGGGCATGGGAGTGGCGGTTTTGCGCGCAGCAGGTGCGGGAGGTGTCGCCGGGCGGCGGGTCGTTGTCGCAGGTGCTGCCGGCGCGGCGACCTGGCTCTGGCGGGCAAACTCATCCACCACCGATTGCACGTAGCTGTCGAGTGGATCAATGTGCAGAATCTTGCGGTAGCTCATTTCGCAGGTATTGTCCCACTCGATTTCGCGCATCAGATCGCCATACTGGCGATGGGCGGCAATGTGTTTGGGATCAAACAGCAGCACGCGCTTGAATTCCTTTTCTGCCATGTCATAGAGCTTTTTCTGGCGGTAGCATTTACCGAGCACGAAATGGCCGGTGACATAGTAGGGGTGGCGGCGCACGCCTTCTTCACAGACCTGGATGGCCTCATCGAGGCGGCCGTTGCGCATCAGGACGTCGGCGACCCGCGCAAAAGTGAGGGAGTCGGGATTTTGCTGCAGCAAAACCTGCAGCGATTCCAGACGCTCGGTTTCGACTCTAGTCATGACAGCTTCCTCAGTTCAAAAGTCCTGCCCGACCTGTTGACCGGTTTCAACGCGGCTGTAGCAGGCTGATGGAGCGTCCCGCCAGCCAGAAGACGCGCGCCAGCTTGCTGCGGAGCTGCGGCAGCAGCGCCTGCTGCAGCGAGAGCACCCCGATATAGGCAAAGCCACAGCAAAACAGGAGTTGAAAGGGGATGGCGGCAAACTCGGCATAGTGCAGCGCGATCACCACCCCGGCCAGGCAGTAAATCGCCAGCAACACTTCCACAATGCCGGTGCCGGCAAAACGAGTGGCCGGTCCGCGCCCGACAAAATACTTCTTGCCCAGAAAATGATCCCGCTCGTTTGCGATGCAATACTTCGGCGTGCGCTGAAATTCACTGCGGCGGTTGAACATGCCCAGGAAGATGGCGCGGGTGTTGTTGACCGCCAATCCCGTGCTGCCGGCCATGAACACCGGAAAATACAGAATGCGCCGCCGCCAGTCCGGATAAAGCTCGCGCTGTGCCGTCATATACATCAAAAACGACCCGAAGAACGCCAGCACGAAAACCGAGCTGATGGTAAAGTACAGGTGGTAATCGTTGCCGGCGTCGTTTTTCAGCAGCAGCAGCGGAACATTGAGCAGGCCGGCCAGCAGAATGAACGGAAACACCAGATTGTTGGTGAGGTGAATCGTCGCCTGCAGCTTGACGCGCAGCGGCAAATGCGAACGCCAGACTTGCGGCATAATTTTTTTGGCGGTCTCGATCGCGCCTTTCGTCCAGCGGAATTGCTGTGATTTCAGTGCCCCGATCTCCGCCGGCAACTCGGCGGGGCACACCGCATCGGCCAGAAACTTGAATTTCCACCCGCGCAATTGCGCGCGATAGCTGAGATCGAGATCCTCCGTCAGCGTGTCATCCGACCAGTTGCCGGCATCGAGAATGCAGCTCTTGCGCCAAATGCCGGCGGTGCCGTTGAAATTGATGAAGAAACCGGCACCGTTGCGCGCCACTTGTTCGATCATGAAATGGCCGTCCAGGCCAATAGTCTGGGCGCGCGTCAGCAGCGAAAAATTCGGATTAAGATGCCCCCAGCGCGTCTGCACCATGCCCACTTGGGGATCGTCGAAGTAGGGGATGGTGCGCATCAGGAAATCGCGCGGCGGAATGAAGTCCGCATCGAATATCGCGATGAATTCCCCGCTCGCATGCGCCAAACCCTCTCGCAAGGCACCGGCCTTGAACCCCCGGCGCTGCTCGCGGTGCCACAGCGTGATGTCAATGCCGCGGCTGCGGTATTCCCCCACCAGCCGGCGGGAGAGCGCCAGGGTTTCATCCGTCGAATCATCCAGAACCTGGATTTGCAGGCGCTCGCGCGGATACGTCATGCTGCACACCGCGTGAATCAGCCGCTCAACAACATAATATTCGTTGAAGATGGGCAACTGAATCGTGACTTTGGGATGGTGTTGCAAGGGCTTGGGCCGCAACCCGTTGACGCGCCGAAACTTTTTGTAATAGTAGACCATCACAAAGCCATGCACGCCAAAGATGAACAGGATCGCAAGCGCGATGAAATAAAGGGAAAGAACGCCGTATTCCAGCACTGTGTTCATAAGCTCCGTGACCGTCCCAACCGGCACCGCATGTGCCGCTTGTGACAGAATTCCTCCTCACCGTTGATTTTTTAGGGAAAGACAAAGGCGATAATAAGTAAATCAAACCTAAAGCGCAACTTCTTTATTGAGTTACCGGCCCGCAGGGAGCCCCCGGTTGCATGCTCACCAGCCGGAGACCGTGCGGTTCAGCACCTCGGTGGCGATCTTGGCGATCGCGCTGCTGATCGCGCTCTGCCGGTCACCGGAGTTGGCGCCCGCCGGCGTGTAGGTACCGAATTGTGTGAGTTCCTCCTCCCACAGCACCTTGCGCTTCTTCACATCATCACATTTGATTTTCACCGTCAGATACACGCGGATTTCCTGCACCTGCTCCTCCGCGGTGTAGACGCCCGCCTGTTCATGCAACCGCAAAATGGTGCCGTTCACAATCACATCCGCCACCCGCCGATCGGCAAGCTTCAACGTGTTGTCCCGGTTGAAGCTCGCAATGATGGCCTCGGTGAGCTGTTCCTTCACGCCGAATTCCGCCGTGCGGTCATCGAAGATGGGAACGGCCACGGTCTTCAGATGCGGGTTGGCCGAGCCCGAAAAGGAGTACACTCCGCAACCTGCCAGCAGCGCGCACAGCGCAGTCAGCAGCGACACTGCCACCGCTGTTGTGCAGCTGCTCTGCCCCGCGGCTGGTGGGCGCGAGGCCGGGCAAAGGAAATGGTTCATCGCAGTCCACACCTCGATGCTTTGCTCACCGCAACCCGTCGCGGCAGCCCCGTGAGAGACCGCGGGGCGGACCTTCGGCCTGCAACCAACAGGGTCTGCCCGGGTTTTTCCGCGGGAACAAGGTGCATGTGCGCCGGACATTCCCCCGGGCCGGCAGGCCCCTGATCGCAGCGGTTAGAAGGGCAGATCGTATTCTTTGATCTTGCGGTAGAGCGTGCGCTCACTGATCTTGAGAATTTGGGCAGCCTTGCGGCGATTGCCGTTGGTTCGCTGCAGCGCTTCATAGATCAGACGCTTCTGCATGCCCTCCAGGGACTCGAGTTCTTCTTCCTCGCTGCCGACTTCATCAGCGCTGACTTCCTGCACATCATCCGGTTCCACGTAACTGCCGGGTTTCAGACGGCGCATGGGAGAAACGTAGCGGCCGATGATTAATTCCCGCAACTGGGCAATTTCGTTTTTGAGGTCGACCAGGGCGCGGTAGATGAACTCGCGCTCGACTTCTTCGCTGCGGCGGTTGAGCGGCACCGGCAGCCGGCGGTCATATTCGCTTTTGCGCGGCAGGTGCTGGCGCACGGCATTCTCATCGACCCGCCGGCCACGTTGCAAAACAATCAACATCTCGACGAAATTGCGCAGCTCGCGCACGTTGCCCGGCCAGTAATAGTCCTGCATCAGCCGCAGGGCCCCCTCGGAAATGCCTTCGAATTCGACCTTGTTTTCGCGGCAGAAATCCGTCACGAATTTTTTGACCAGCAGCGGGATGTCCTCCAGGCGTTCGCGCAGCGGTGGAATGCGGATGCGGATGGCGTTGAGCCGGAAATAAAGATCTTCGCGAAAGCGGCCCTGCTCGACCGCCTCGCGCAGATCCTTGTTGGTGGCCGCCACCACGCGCACATCGACATTGCGGTTGCTGCTGCCGCCCACCCGGATAAAATCCTTGCCCTCCAGCAGGCGCAGAAACTTGACCTGCGCCGGCAACGGCATGTCGCCCACCTCATCGAGAAAGAGCGTGCCCCCGTCGGCCTGCTCGAAGTAACCTTTGCGTGTGCCGATGGCGCCGGTAAAGGCCCCCTTCTCATGGCCGAACAATTCCGATTCAATGATGCCCTCCGGAATCGCGCCGGCATTGACCACCACGAAGGGCTTGTCCACCCGCGGGCTGAGGCGGTGAATCGCCTGCGCCACCAGCTCCTTGCCGGTGCCGCTTTCTCCCAGCACCAAAACCGGGATGTTGGTGGGCGCCACCTGCTGCACGGTTTCGATGATCTGCCAGATTTCCGGTGACTCGCCCACCAGACCGATTTGATCGCGCAGCGCGCGCAAGTCGTCACTCACGCCGTTGCCGCCAATTTTTGCCGTCAATGCTTTCATGTCATCTGACGCCGGAGGTTGAAGAATGGCCGGCGAGTTTGCGGGCAGCCGGCATTCAACGTTTGTTTTTGAACCATGCCACCGTTTGCTCCAGGCCCTGCTCCAGGTTGACCTGCGGCCGCCAGCCCAGCAGGCGCGCCGCTTTTTCATAAGAGAGAACGCTGCGCCGCTGCTCGCCGGGCTTGGCCGGGCCATGCCGTTCCTCGCAGCGGCTGCCGGTCGCCTGATTGAGCAGCCGGAACAATTGATTGACATCGGTCTCGCGGCCGGTGCCGATGTTGAAGTAATCGCTCACCGGATAGTCGAGCGCCGCCAGGTTGGCCGCCACCACGTCGCCAACGTAGACATAATCGCGTGTCTGCCGGCCATCGCCGTTGATCACCGCTTGTTCGCCGCTCAGCAGGCGTGCGGTGAAGATGGCCACCACCCCTGCTTCACCGTGCGGGCTTTGCCGCGGGCCATAGACGTTGGCGTAGCGCAGCAGGACGTACGACAGGCCGTAGCTTTGGCCGAAGAACGCGATGTATTTCTCGCACGCCAGCTTGGTGATGCCATAGGGTGAGGCCGGCCAGGTGGGATGCTCTTCATCCGCCGGGAAGTGCACCTGTTCGCCGTAAATCGCGCCGCCGGTGGAGGCAAAAATGAATTTCTTCACCCCGGTCTGCTGCGCCTGCTGCAGCAGATTGAGCGTGCCCAGGATGTTGACTTCGGCGTCATAGCGCGGATCCGCCACCGACTTGCGCACGTCCATCTGCGCCGCCTGATGATAGACGACCTCGAACTGCTCGCGCCGGAAAATCGCGGCGATCTCCCGGTCGCGAATGTCAACTTGATGAAATCTTGCCTGCGGGTTGAGATTCTCCTTTCGACCGGTGACGAGATTGTCAATGATGACGACCTCATGGCCCCTGGCCAGCAATGCGTCTGCGATGTGCGACCCGATGAAACCGGCTCCGCCGGTGACCAACACTTTCATGCTCTGTCCTTTCTGAATGAAGAAAATGCCCGAAGACTGCTGCCCCTGCTTGGTTCCAGCCTTGACTCACTTTGAGTTCATCCCTTGCCGGCCGATTCGCCCAGCCACTGACCGCCGGACGATGCTGATCATCCCCCTCCCAAGTGCCGCCGCGCCTTTGCCCCAATGTCAGTCCGGTAGTGCGCGCCCTCAAAAGAAATTTTGCCGACCGCCGCATACGCCCGCTGGCGTGCCTGCTCAAAGGTCCGGCCCAGACCGGTGACCGCCAACACCCGGCCGCCGTTGGTGATCAGACGCCCGGCCGCATCTCGCGCCGTGCCGGAATGAAAAACCAGAACCTCTTCCGCCTCGCGCAGCGGCAAACCCGAGATCAC from candidate division KSB1 bacterium includes the following:
- a CDS encoding glycosyltransferase family 2 protein; translated protein: MPPPDHLAVIIVTYQSAAHIGACLASLPAAEPRRRLTIHLIDNASTDNTMEIVAQAVRELPAPRVVVHMVRNPDNVGFTAALNQGLALCPREAPILFLNPDTVLPPASLARLLDELYKHDRVGVMAPQLHYLRASPRAGTALPAFSDATIQPSCRRFPRYTDLLFEFTGLSRAFPGSRRCNRWKMGDFDHRSSAAVEQPQGACLLARPQVVQALGRWDERFPLFFSDVDWCRRVWQAGWQIRFTAQVKVFHALGASVKQVRPAAVWSSHVSFWRYFWKYRRSPLEAFWLILLAPLFLFTAVLRIAGYLLATPLRRRNMIP
- a CDS encoding aminopeptidase P family protein is translated as MPDRIERLRHSLREKGLAAMLISAPASVRYFFGFTGSNALGVITAERSLLVTDWRYRDQAAQEVEHAEVFIAYRDLFIPLKEKRALASAWRVGFEEHHFTCHQLAQLRKHFPQLKLLPTERLLSQLAVPKEAQELAALRQAAAFACRTWEAIQPYLQVGVSEADLAAEIIYRSRKAGSEADPFEPIVASGPRSALPHGRSTTRRLQPGDMVVIDFGCMCAGYVSDITRTIAVGEPPARLREAYQLVKEAGERVYAAVRPDMQAVALDQVARDYLKARGLGEQFNHALGHGLGLDVHMLPRIGPESKDVIPFGSVLAIEPGVYLPGLGGVRIEDDILVTAGGCEILTPISRELICVE
- a CDS encoding tetratricopeptide repeat protein, which translates into the protein MTRVETERLESLQVLLQQNPDSLTFARVADVLMRNGRLDEAIQVCEEGVRRHPYYVTGHFVLGKCYRQKKLYDMAEKEFKRVLLFDPKHIAAHRQYGDLMREIEWDNTCEMSYRKILHIDPLDSYVQSVVDEFARQSQVAAPAAPATTTRRPATPPAPAARKTATPMPAKPVEPPARKPVPSPTSGERKPPLTALPLSDEELLAASAKTSPPAARPAPEPVNLPEPSLDHSADKKGESNTVVMTKSDEARFSSILDDIFNDEVVEEADDRPAATVERRSVAAPEPPAARPLPPIESFEVQPYGRKTPAGAPPLNTTDVPRPPVSEAAPATGAEIDDMDFLPPSPAARPPRPAADLDFDFDTMPPVDKTAEHDSSSERTPVTAAPANRRRPAPTRLLEQFGESVAPMSNNEFQPRDKIVTPTLGEIYAAQGQYAKAIGVFELLSKKDPANRHYREKIDYLKKRLQETQNAG
- a CDS encoding glycosyltransferase family 2 protein, coding for MNTVLEYGVLSLYFIALAILFIFGVHGFVMVYYYKKFRRVNGLRPKPLQHHPKVTIQLPIFNEYYVVERLIHAVCSMTYPRERLQIQVLDDSTDETLALSRRLVGEYRSRGIDITLWHREQRRGFKAGALREGLAHASGEFIAIFDADFIPPRDFLMRTIPYFDDPQVGMVQTRWGHLNPNFSLLTRAQTIGLDGHFMIEQVARNGAGFFINFNGTAGIWRKSCILDAGNWSDDTLTEDLDLSYRAQLRGWKFKFLADAVCPAELPAEIGALKSQQFRWTKGAIETAKKIMPQVWRSHLPLRVKLQATIHLTNNLVFPFILLAGLLNVPLLLLKNDAGNDYHLYFTISSVFVLAFFGSFLMYMTAQRELYPDWRRRILYFPVFMAGSTGLAVNNTRAIFLGMFNRRSEFQRTPKYCIANERDHFLGKKYFVGRGPATRFAGTGIVEVLLAIYCLAGVVIALHYAEFAAIPFQLLFCCGFAYIGVLSLQQALLPQLRSKLARVFWLAGRSISLLQPR
- the lptE gene encoding LPS assembly lipoprotein LptE, with amino-acid sequence MYSFSGSANPHLKTVAVPIFDDRTAEFGVKEQLTEAIIASFNRDNTLKLADRRVADVIVNGTILRLHEQAGVYTAEEQVQEIRVYLTVKIKCDDVKKRKVLWEEELTQFGTYTPAGANSGDRQSAISSAIAKIATEVLNRTVSGW
- a CDS encoding sigma-54 dependent transcriptional regulator; protein product: MKALTAKIGGNGVSDDLRALRDQIGLVGESPEIWQIIETVQQVAPTNIPVLVLGESGTGKELVAQAIHRLSPRVDKPFVVVNAGAIPEGIIESELFGHEKGAFTGAIGTRKGYFEQADGGTLFLDEVGDMPLPAQVKFLRLLEGKDFIRVGGSSNRNVDVRVVAATNKDLREAVEQGRFREDLYFRLNAIRIRIPPLRERLEDIPLLVKKFVTDFCRENKVEFEGISEGALRLMQDYYWPGNVRELRNFVEMLIVLQRGRRVDENAVRQHLPRKSEYDRRLPVPLNRRSEEVEREFIYRALVDLKNEIAQLRELIIGRYVSPMRRLKPGSYVEPDDVQEVSADEVGSEEEELESLEGMQKRLIYEALQRTNGNRRKAAQILKISERTLYRKIKEYDLPF
- a CDS encoding SDR family oxidoreductase is translated as MKVLVTGGAGFIGSHIADALLARGHEVVIIDNLVTGRKENLNPQARFHQVDIRDREIAAIFRREQFEVVYHQAAQMDVRKSVADPRYDAEVNILGTLNLLQQAQQTGVKKFIFASTGGAIYGEQVHFPADEEHPTWPASPYGITKLACEKYIAFFGQSYGLSYVLLRYANVYGPRQSPHGEAGVVAIFTARLLSGEQAVINGDGRQTRDYVYVGDVVAANLAALDYPVSDYFNIGTGRETDVNQLFRLLNQATGSRCEERHGPAKPGEQRRSVLSYEKAARLLGWRPQVNLEQGLEQTVAWFKNKR